The Pseudomonas nunensis genome includes the window ATCTCAAACATGGCTGATCTTCCTGATTGGTACATGACGTGTACCTTATCATCAAAATTTCTTCAGGCGAAACACTGCGTCATTCTTTCTTTTCCTGCGCATAAAGATTGTTGAACGAAATTATTTTCAGAAAGCGGCTTGTCTTGTAAGTACATGACGTGTACCTTTCGATCCATGCAAAGGAGAGACACGACATGAACAGCCTGACCGTGAAAACCGCTTCCTTCGATGTTGATGCACAAAAGAGCTTTACGCCGTTGTGCCCTGATGAACTTCCTGTCACCGGAGGGGACCAGATTGGCGGCGAGCTGAACTTCATGGCCTCCCTCGGTAGCCTGCGTGTCGGCAGCAAGGATGCGCATTCGCCGCACGCCCCTTGGGTGGTTGCGCAGCACTCGCAAATGCTTCAGCCGACCGGTCTTGAGCACGCCGACGTGACGTGGGTCAGCCATTGCGTCCCCGGCACTGAAGGCTTTGGTTTGCTGGACGAGTTGCCGACCCCTTACGACTACGACTACTTCGTGTGGAAGGGCGTCGAGCCGGACCTTCACCCCTACGGCGCCTGTTACCACGACCTGCACGGCAAGTTGTCTACCGGCGTCATCGAATACTTGAGAAGCCGGGATGTGCAGCAGGTCATCGTCGGTGGCCTGGCCCTGGATTTCTGCGTCAAGACCACCGCGCTGCAACTCGCGGCGGCCGGTTTCAAAGTGATCGTGCATCTTCCGGCCTGTCGGGCCATCAGCGAGGAGGGCGCCACCCAGGCCATTCAAGACATGCTACAGGCGGGCATCGCGGTTGCCGCGACTCGCGAAGCCACCGCCCAATGGGCAAGCGCATAAGGATATCAACATGGACAGTGCATTCGATTCAGGCAATGGCATGATCCAGAGTCTTCTGGACACCGATTACTACACCTTCACCATGATGCAGGCGGTCCTGCACCAACACCCGAATGTCGAAGTGGAATACCAGTTCATCGTGCGCTCCAAAGAGCGGCTCGGGCACTTGATCCCGCAGATTCGCGAAGAGCTGGAGAAGCTCGCCGGACTGCAATTGCGCGAAGGTGAACAGCGGTTCCTGTTCAACAAGCGTTTCCGCGAGTACCTGACACCGGACTTCGAACAGTTTCTGGGGCTGTTCCGCTTCAATCTGCGCTACATCCATGTCTCGGAAATCGATGGCCAACTGAACATCCGCGTTCGCGGTCCGATGCTGCATTGCATCATGTTCGAGCAGCCGGTGCTGGCGATGGTCAGCGAGTTGCGCAACCGAGAGAAGTACCCCGAAGTCGAGCTCGCCGACGTCACTCGCCAGCTGTACCGGAAGTTCGAATGGCTGGAGAAAAATGCCAGTCGCGAAGAACTCGCCGAGTTGCGTGTCTCGGACTTCTCGACCCGTCGGCGCTTGTCGTTCCGGGCCCAGCGTGAAGTGGTGAACGTGATGCGCAGTGATTTCCCCGGTGTTTTTGTCGGCACCAGCAACGCTCACCTGGCGTATGAATTCGACTTGCCACTGATCGGCACCATGGCCCACCAATGGCTGATGGTGCACCAGCAACTCGGGCGGTTGCGCGAGAGCCAGAACGCCGCGCTGGAAAATTGGGTGCACGAGTACCGTGGCCGGCTCGGTATCGCACTGACCGATTGCATCAGCACCGATTTCTTTCTCAAGGATTTCGACCTGTACTTCGCCAAGCTCTACGACGGTCTGCGCCAGGACTCCGGTGACCCGATTGTCTGGGCCGACAAGGTACTGGCGCGCTACAAGGAACTGGGCATCGACCCACGTACCAAGGACTTGATGTTCTCCGACGGCCTGAACTTCGAAAAATGCCTGCCGATCCTGCGTCACGTTCGCGGCAAGGCAAAATTCGGGTTCGGCATGGGCACCAGCCTGGCGTGCGATGTCGAGGGTGTCGAACCGTTGAGCATCGTGATGAAACTGGTACGGGTTCACGGTGAGCCGGTGGTGAAGTTCTCCGACGATCCGATCAAAAACGTCTGCGAAGACGCCTCGTTCCTGCGCTACGCCGCCCAGGTGTTCAACGTGACCCTGATCAATCCACAACTGGGAGCCTGATATGACTACGCAACGGCAAGGCACCATCGCCCGGGAATTAGGCATCAACCGTCAACTCACAAAGGGTGGCGAGTCCGCGGAAATCGCACGGCGTATCGACTTTATCAAACAGGTGTTGCGCGACTCCGGTTGCAAGGCGCTGGTACTCGGTATCAGCGGCGGCGTTGATTCGCTCACGGCTGGGCGCCTGTGCCAGTTGGCCGTGGAGCAACTGCGCGACGACGACTATGACGCGCGCTTTATCGCTGTGCGCCTGCCTTACAAGACTCAGGCCGATGAGCGCGACGCCCAGGCTTCCCTGGATTTCATCCGGCCGGACTTGATCACCACCAGCAATATCGCCGCGTGCGTTGACGGACTGATGGCCAGTATCGCCATCGACGGCTTGCAGCCCAGCGCCGAACTCGTCGATTTTGCCAAAGGCAACGTCAAGGCCCGGGCCCGGATGCTGGCGCAATACGCGATTGCCAACTTCAGTAACGGGCTGGTGGTCGGCACCGATCACAGCGCGGAAGCGTTGATGGGGTTCTTTACCAAATTCGGCGACGGAGCCTGCGACCTGGCGCCACTCTCGGGCCTGACCAAGACTCAGGTGCGGCTGCTGGCCGATGGACTGGGCGCGCCGGATTATCTGGTGCGCAAGGCGCCGACGGCGGACCTCGAAGATCTGGCGCCGGGCAAACTGGATGAAGCCGCGTACGGCTGCACTTACGAGGAGATCGACGCCTACCTGATGGGCGAAACAGTATCGCCGCAGGCACGGCAGATCATTGAAGGCGCTTACCTGAAAACCGCGCATAAGCGCGCACTGCCTCGCGCCCCTGTTACCGACAATCCAACGGTAACCGGCATGTCTTGAACCGTCTCCTATACTGTCTCGCGTCGACAGGTTCAACGCAGTTCCTGAACGCCGTTGAACTTCCCTCTGAACTCACAGTAAGGAGAACGAACATGGCAATCCGCATAGGCGACGAAGCACCGGATTTTACCGTCGAAAGCACCGAAGGCACCCTGCATTTCCACGAGTGGATCGGCGACAAGTGGGCGATTCTGTTCTCGCACCCCAAGGACTTCACCCCGGTGTGCACCACTGAACTCGGTTACATGGCCGGCCTCAAGCCTGAGTTCGACAAGCGCAATACCAAGGTGGTCGGACTCAGCGTCGACCCGGTCAGCAACCATGCGAGCTGGGCCAAGGACATCGAGGAAACCCAGGGGCATGCGGTCAACTATCCCATGATCGGCGACGAAAACCTGGTGGTGGCCAAGCTCTACGACATGATCCATCCGAACGCCAGCGGCGGTAACCGGACCGCAGTGGACAACGCCACCGTGCGCTCGGTGTTCATCATCGGCCCGGACAAGAAGGTCAAGGCGATGCTGATCTACCCGATGAGCGCCGGGCGCAATTTCGATGAAGTACTGCGCCTGCTCGATGCCCTGCAATTGAATGCCAAGCACACCGTCGCCACGCCGGTGAACTGGCGGCCGGGTGAAGACGTGATCATCCCGACGTCGGTCTCCGATGAAGACGCGCGCAAGAAATACCCGGATGGCTTCAGGACGGTGAAACCGTATCTGCGCACGGTGGCGCAACCGAAGTAATCCGCCCCAGGCTTGAAAAATGGATCTGTGAAAACAGGTCCATTTTTTTTGCCTGATCAAGGCGTGCTTGAGTCGAGCACACTTTGCGAAGCGATATACATCCCATGTGGGAGCGGGCTTGTGTGGCGAGGGGGCTTGCCCCCGTTGGGTCGCGAAGCGGCCCCAAAACCTGCAGCTGTGATATGTCAGGCAAACGGAGTGAATTGTTCACGACTGCTTCGCAGCCGAACGGGGTGATGCGGCATTCCGACGAGCCCCCTCGCCACACAAGCCCGCTCCCACAGATTTGATGTGTTTATATGCAATAGTTAAATATAGAAAATAGATATGATCATTGTTTTTCATAATTAGGATAGATCAACAAAGCATTTCACAAGCGTATTCCCAGCGCCTAAGGTCGTTCTTCAACGGCCAGCAGAGCTGCCATCTCCGGGGGAATATCCAGATGTCCACTTCACCACGACAACTCAAATTCGGCGCCATTCTCACTGGCGTCGGTACTGCCCAGAACGAATGGCTGCACCCGGAAATACCCGGTGATGCGAGCATCGATATCGACTGGTATCGCCAGCAGGCGCAACAAGCCGAGGCGGCGAAATTTGACTTGATCTTCATCGTCGACAGCCCGTACATCACGCCGGATTCGGCGCCGCATTATCTGAATCGCCTGGAACCGCTGACATTGTTATCCGCTGTCGCGGGGGCGACGTCGAAGATCGGGCTGGTTGCCACACTGACGACTTCCTATACCGAACCGTTCAACGTGGCTCGGCAATTTGCCTCGCTGGACCTGATCAGCGGCGGTCGGGCCGGCTGGAATGTGGTGACCACCGGGCTCGAAGGCGCCGCGGGGAATTTCGGGCGCGAACAGCACATCGACCATACCGAGCGCTATCGCCGGGCCGGTGAACATCTGCAAGTGGTGCAAGGGTTGTGGGATTCCTACGAAGACGATGCGTTTGTGCGCGACAAGCAGAGCGGGGTGTTTCTCGACCCGCAACGTCAGCACCGTCTCGATCATCAGGGCGAGTTCTTTTCCGTGACCGGTCCATTGAACATCGCCCGTTCGCCCCAGGGCCAACCGGTGATTTTCCAGGCCGGGATTTCCGAGTCCGGGCGCAACCTGGCGGCGAACTTTGCCGAAGGGATCTTCGCCGGCGTGGACAATTTCGAGGACGCCCGCGCTTACTATCAGGACATCAAAAAGCGCACCGCTGCGGCCGGTCGCAACCCCGATCATGTGACGATTCTGCCGGGCATCGCGCCGATCATTGCCGACACCGACGAGCAGGCCCAAGCGATCGATCGCGAGCGCCACGGTGAACTGGATCTGTACAAGGCGCTGGTGCAACTGGGGCGGCCGTTCAACTATCACGACTTCTCCCAATACCCGCTCGACGAAGCATTTCCGGAGTTGGGTGAGCTG containing:
- a CDS encoding nicotinamidase; this encodes MNSLTVKTASFDVDAQKSFTPLCPDELPVTGGDQIGGELNFMASLGSLRVGSKDAHSPHAPWVVAQHSQMLQPTGLEHADVTWVSHCVPGTEGFGLLDELPTPYDYDYFVWKGVEPDLHPYGACYHDLHGKLSTGVIEYLRSRDVQQVIVGGLALDFCVKTTALQLAAAGFKVIVHLPACRAISEEGATQAIQDMLQAGIAVAATREATAQWASA
- the pncB gene encoding nicotinate phosphoribosyltransferase — protein: MDSAFDSGNGMIQSLLDTDYYTFTMMQAVLHQHPNVEVEYQFIVRSKERLGHLIPQIREELEKLAGLQLREGEQRFLFNKRFREYLTPDFEQFLGLFRFNLRYIHVSEIDGQLNIRVRGPMLHCIMFEQPVLAMVSELRNREKYPEVELADVTRQLYRKFEWLEKNASREELAELRVSDFSTRRRLSFRAQREVVNVMRSDFPGVFVGTSNAHLAYEFDLPLIGTMAHQWLMVHQQLGRLRESQNAALENWVHEYRGRLGIALTDCISTDFFLKDFDLYFAKLYDGLRQDSGDPIVWADKVLARYKELGIDPRTKDLMFSDGLNFEKCLPILRHVRGKAKFGFGMGTSLACDVEGVEPLSIVMKLVRVHGEPVVKFSDDPIKNVCEDASFLRYAAQVFNVTLINPQLGA
- the nadE gene encoding ammonia-dependent NAD(+) synthetase, which produces MTTQRQGTIARELGINRQLTKGGESAEIARRIDFIKQVLRDSGCKALVLGISGGVDSLTAGRLCQLAVEQLRDDDYDARFIAVRLPYKTQADERDAQASLDFIRPDLITTSNIAACVDGLMASIAIDGLQPSAELVDFAKGNVKARARMLAQYAIANFSNGLVVGTDHSAEALMGFFTKFGDGACDLAPLSGLTKTQVRLLADGLGAPDYLVRKAPTADLEDLAPGKLDEAAYGCTYEEIDAYLMGETVSPQARQIIEGAYLKTAHKRALPRAPVTDNPTVTGMS
- a CDS encoding peroxiredoxin, whose translation is MAIRIGDEAPDFTVESTEGTLHFHEWIGDKWAILFSHPKDFTPVCTTELGYMAGLKPEFDKRNTKVVGLSVDPVSNHASWAKDIEETQGHAVNYPMIGDENLVVAKLYDMIHPNASGGNRTAVDNATVRSVFIIGPDKKVKAMLIYPMSAGRNFDEVLRLLDALQLNAKHTVATPVNWRPGEDVIIPTSVSDEDARKKYPDGFRTVKPYLRTVAQPK
- a CDS encoding LLM class flavin-dependent oxidoreductase, giving the protein MSTSPRQLKFGAILTGVGTAQNEWLHPEIPGDASIDIDWYRQQAQQAEAAKFDLIFIVDSPYITPDSAPHYLNRLEPLTLLSAVAGATSKIGLVATLTTSYTEPFNVARQFASLDLISGGRAGWNVVTTGLEGAAGNFGREQHIDHTERYRRAGEHLQVVQGLWDSYEDDAFVRDKQSGVFLDPQRQHRLDHQGEFFSVTGPLNIARSPQGQPVIFQAGISESGRNLAANFAEGIFAGVDNFEDARAYYQDIKKRTAAAGRNPDHVTILPGIAPIIADTDEQAQAIDRERHGELDLYKALVQLGRPFNYHDFSQYPLDEAFPELGELGSNGYRGHAEHIKQVAREQGLTLRQAALRFAAPFSNFVGSPKTVADEIERWFVEGAVDGFNIRVGAPGEFARFTNEVLPLLRERGLFRSEYSHSTLRGHLGLPVPVNRHSAARAVQAPAASQPLHAVGA